One part of the Streptomyces lydicus genome encodes these proteins:
- a CDS encoding ABC transporter substrate-binding protein, protein MNRRSVLAALLAGASAPALAACSSGITSLKGDGAGGDSGSSSGGLVIGTANFTENQVLGYLYAGVLAAAGVKATVKPNLGSREIVVPALRSGDIDMLPEYQGSLLLYLDKKATETEAGAMQNALATVVPDGLEVLPYAAAEDRDSFAVTRETADRYGLRTLADLRKVNGKLTFGAAAEMKKRVVGVVGLKEQYGVEFKEFKALDSSGPLVKGALKKGDVDVANVFTTDVDTAENGWVLLADPKHLIPAQHIVPLIAARKADSKVRKALARLGNALTTDDLTQLNRLVDKDKQDPDRVADAWLKKHKLG, encoded by the coding sequence ATGAACCGTCGTTCCGTCCTCGCCGCGCTGCTCGCCGGGGCGTCCGCCCCGGCGCTGGCCGCCTGTTCCTCCGGCATCACCTCCCTCAAGGGGGACGGCGCCGGCGGCGACAGCGGGAGCAGCAGCGGCGGACTCGTCATCGGCACCGCCAACTTCACCGAGAACCAGGTCCTCGGCTACCTCTACGCGGGCGTGCTGGCCGCAGCCGGGGTCAAGGCCACCGTCAAGCCCAACCTCGGCTCCCGCGAGATCGTGGTGCCCGCGCTGCGCTCCGGCGACATCGACATGCTCCCCGAATACCAGGGCAGCCTGCTGCTCTACCTCGACAAGAAGGCCACCGAGACCGAGGCGGGCGCGATGCAGAACGCGCTGGCCACGGTGGTCCCCGACGGCCTGGAGGTGCTCCCCTACGCGGCCGCCGAGGACCGCGACAGCTTCGCCGTCACCCGGGAGACCGCCGACCGCTACGGCCTCAGAACGCTCGCCGACCTGCGCAAGGTCAACGGGAAGCTGACCTTCGGTGCCGCCGCCGAAATGAAGAAGCGGGTCGTCGGGGTCGTCGGCCTCAAGGAGCAGTACGGGGTGGAATTCAAGGAATTCAAGGCGCTGGATTCGTCCGGCCCGCTGGTCAAGGGCGCATTGAAGAAGGGCGATGTCGACGTCGCCAACGTCTTCACCACCGACGTCGACACCGCGGAGAACGGCTGGGTGCTGCTGGCGGATCCCAAGCACCTCATTCCCGCCCAGCACATCGTTCCGCTGATCGCCGCCCGCAAGGCCGACTCCAAGGTGCGCAAGGCGCTCGCCCGGCTGGGCAACGCCCTGACGACCGACGATCTCACCCAGCTCAACCGCCTCGTCGACAAGGACAAGCAGGACCCCGACCGGGTGGCGGACGCCTGGCTCAAGAAGCACAAGCTGGGGTGA
- a CDS encoding ABC transporter permease, whose protein sequence is MLELLKNLASWLTSPAQWSGPEGIAARVLEHLEYSVLATLAAAVIALPVGLLIGHTGRGAFLAVNLSSFGRALPTVGLVTLVFLAGGLSVWPVYVSLVALAVPVIITNTYAGMAAVDPEVKDAAKGVGLRGRQILWQVELPLALPLIMTGVRLATVQVVATATIAAYVSFGGLGRYVFDGLAQRDLVQVLGGAALVAVLAVVADLALGGLTRLLFRGRPATAR, encoded by the coding sequence ATGCTCGAACTGTTGAAGAACCTCGCGTCCTGGCTGACCAGCCCGGCCCAGTGGTCGGGCCCCGAGGGCATCGCCGCCCGCGTCCTGGAGCACCTGGAGTACTCGGTGCTCGCCACCCTCGCCGCGGCCGTGATCGCGCTGCCCGTCGGCCTGCTCATCGGGCACACCGGCCGCGGCGCCTTCCTCGCCGTGAACCTCTCCTCCTTCGGCCGCGCGCTGCCCACCGTCGGCCTGGTGACGCTCGTCTTCCTGGCCGGCGGGCTGAGCGTGTGGCCGGTGTACGTCTCCCTGGTCGCCCTCGCGGTGCCGGTGATCATCACGAACACCTACGCGGGGATGGCCGCGGTCGACCCGGAGGTCAAGGACGCCGCCAAGGGCGTGGGGCTGCGCGGCCGGCAGATCCTCTGGCAGGTCGAACTCCCGCTGGCGCTGCCGCTGATCATGACCGGCGTACGGCTGGCGACCGTGCAGGTCGTCGCCACCGCCACCATCGCCGCCTACGTCAGCTTCGGCGGGCTGGGCCGCTACGTCTTCGACGGCCTGGCGCAGCGCGATCTGGTGCAGGTGCTCGGCGGCGCGGCCCTGGTCGCGGTGCTCGCCGTCGTCGCCGACCTGGCGCTGGGCGGCCTGACCCGGCTGCTGTTCCGCGGCCGCCCGGCCACCGCCCGCTGA
- a CDS encoding ABC transporter permease — MTIEWGWFPDHADEMIRLTADHLATAVPAVLLGLLIALPLAVLAHRVRPLRAFVLGASNILYTIPSLAFFVLLLPVTGLTRTTAIVGLTAYTLVVLVRNTVEGLDAVPVKAREASRAMGTKPLRTLLTVELPLALPVIMAGVRVATVMSISLVSVASYIGYGGLGQLFTDGFQRNFPTPVVAGVVLTLLLALVADALLVTVQWLCTPWRRGTARPRAATSPFGKLPAALKLWKRA, encoded by the coding sequence ATGACCATCGAATGGGGCTGGTTCCCCGACCACGCCGACGAGATGATCCGGCTGACCGCGGACCACCTCGCCACCGCCGTGCCCGCCGTCCTCCTCGGCCTGCTGATCGCGCTGCCGCTGGCGGTCCTCGCGCACCGCGTACGGCCGTTGCGCGCCTTCGTCCTCGGCGCCTCCAACATCCTCTACACCATTCCCTCCCTCGCCTTCTTCGTGCTGCTGCTGCCGGTCACCGGGCTGACCCGCACCACCGCGATCGTCGGCCTGACCGCCTACACCCTGGTGGTGCTCGTACGGAACACCGTCGAGGGCCTGGACGCGGTGCCCGTCAAGGCACGCGAGGCGTCCAGGGCGATGGGCACGAAGCCGCTGCGCACCCTGCTCACCGTCGAGCTGCCGCTCGCCCTTCCGGTGATCATGGCGGGCGTACGGGTCGCCACCGTCATGTCCATCTCCCTGGTCAGCGTGGCGAGTTACATCGGCTACGGCGGCCTCGGCCAGCTCTTCACCGACGGCTTCCAGCGCAACTTCCCCACCCCGGTCGTCGCCGGTGTGGTCCTGACCCTGCTGCTCGCCCTGGTCGCCGACGCGCTGCTGGTGACCGTCCAGTGGCTGTGCACCCCCTGGCGGCGCGGCACCGCCCGGCCGCGCGCCGCGACGTCGCCGTTCGGGAAGCTGCCGGCCGCCCTCAAGCTGTGGAAGCGAGCGTGA
- a CDS encoding ABC transporter ATP-binding protein, translated as MIKFDAVSKRYPNGTTAVDELSLDLPEGGVTVLVGSSGCGKTTTLRMVNRMVEPTSGTISVGGRDILEADAAELRRGIGYVIQQSGLFPHRTVLDNIATVPLLLGWGRRKARARAAELLELVGLPADAGKRYPHQLSGGQQQRVGVARALAADPPVLLMDEPFGAVDPVVRTQLQNELLRLQEELRKTVVFVTHDIDEAVRLGDRIAVFRTGGRLVQCAAPAELLARPADDFVADFLGAERGLKLLSLTSLADVPSAPGRAIPADEPAGAVPRDGGRWRLVTSARGEPLGWLDTDALPAGGTAGEAALAPVRPLRDTDSLLSALNEAVSSPAGAVARVSADGVLTGITSREAIHDRAGRSHAEAAGTPTPAGTAGAAATDATAPAGTATERPA; from the coding sequence ATGATCAAGTTCGACGCAGTCAGCAAGCGATACCCGAATGGCACCACCGCCGTGGACGAGCTGTCCCTGGACCTCCCCGAGGGCGGCGTCACCGTCCTCGTCGGCTCGTCCGGATGCGGCAAGACGACCACCCTGCGGATGGTGAACCGCATGGTCGAGCCGACCTCCGGCACGATCAGCGTCGGCGGCCGCGACATCCTGGAGGCGGACGCCGCCGAGCTGCGCCGCGGCATCGGCTACGTCATCCAGCAGTCCGGTCTCTTCCCTCACCGTACGGTCCTCGACAACATCGCGACCGTCCCGCTGCTGCTGGGCTGGGGCCGGCGCAAGGCCCGCGCCCGCGCCGCCGAGCTGCTGGAGCTGGTGGGGCTGCCCGCGGACGCCGGCAAGCGCTATCCGCACCAGCTCTCCGGCGGCCAGCAGCAGCGCGTCGGGGTGGCCCGGGCGCTGGCCGCCGACCCGCCGGTGCTGCTGATGGACGAGCCGTTCGGCGCGGTCGACCCGGTCGTCCGCACCCAGTTGCAGAACGAGCTGCTGCGGCTCCAGGAGGAGCTGCGCAAGACCGTCGTGTTCGTCACCCACGACATCGACGAGGCGGTCCGCCTCGGCGACCGGATCGCGGTCTTCCGCACCGGCGGCCGGCTCGTCCAGTGCGCCGCACCCGCCGAGCTGCTGGCCCGGCCCGCCGATGACTTCGTCGCCGACTTCCTGGGCGCCGAGCGCGGGCTCAAGCTGCTCTCGCTCACCAGCCTGGCCGATGTGCCCTCCGCGCCCGGCCGGGCGATACCCGCGGACGAGCCGGCCGGTGCGGTGCCCCGCGACGGCGGGCGCTGGCGCCTGGTGACCTCCGCGCGCGGGGAGCCGCTGGGCTGGCTCGACACCGACGCGCTGCCCGCCGGCGGCACCGCGGGCGAGGCCGCGCTGGCGCCCGTACGGCCGCTGCGCGACACCGACTCCCTGCTGTCGGCGCTCAACGAGGCGGTCTCCTCGCCGGCCGGCGCGGTCGCCCGGGTCTCCGCGGACGGCGTGCTGACCGGGATCACCTCGCGCGAGGCGATCCACGACCGGGCCGGCCGCAGCCACGCGGAGGCCGCGGGCACCCCGACGCCCGCGGGCACCGCCGGGGCCGCGGCCACGGACGCCACCGCACCCGCGGGCACCGCCACGGAGCGTCCCGCATGA
- a CDS encoding aromatic amino acid ammonia-lyase: protein MLDTGRRAGRRITLDGTGLHTADITALAERTARPAPPDPKAFARAEESWETARRLAATGRVYGRSTGVGANRTEDVGAADAAHGLRLLRSHAGAIGDPLPAREVRAMLVVRVNQLLAGGAGLNPAVITALLAALDSGAHPVVNEHGAVGTGDLAALAQTGLALAGEHPWTCAPGARAPAPLALDNNDALALISSNALTLGQSALALDELRRLLAASLPVAALSLLAVGGSHEPFAEPVMLARPHRGSAAAATRMRTLAGVPPRPAPPLGRIQDPYGFRCLPQIHGPALDAADALDEILTVEVNAAAENPLISIEDQAAYHHGNFYAAHAALALDTFRLAVLQTARLSTARLAALSEPDFTRLRPFLGDAAPASSGVMILEYAAGAALGEMRAVSHPASLGHAVLSRGVEEQASFASLAARQTLRACTYYRQVLACELVAAVRALRMRSLEPDPGLPLTDAYHLAADALDPRMEDRPLTADVAVAVGLLDELARI, encoded by the coding sequence ATGCTGGACACCGGCCGACGGGCCGGCCGGCGCATCACGCTCGACGGCACCGGTCTGCACACCGCGGACATCACGGCCCTCGCGGAGCGCACCGCCCGCCCCGCACCGCCCGACCCCAAGGCGTTCGCCCGCGCCGAGGAATCCTGGGAGACCGCCCGCCGCCTCGCCGCCACCGGCCGCGTCTACGGGCGCAGCACCGGCGTCGGCGCGAACCGCACGGAGGACGTCGGGGCCGCCGACGCCGCCCACGGACTCCGCCTGCTGCGCAGCCACGCCGGCGCGATCGGCGACCCGCTGCCCGCCCGCGAGGTCCGCGCCATGCTCGTGGTGCGGGTCAACCAGCTGCTGGCGGGCGGCGCCGGCCTCAACCCCGCCGTCATCACCGCGCTCCTCGCCGCGCTGGACTCGGGCGCGCACCCGGTCGTCAACGAGCACGGCGCGGTCGGCACCGGGGACCTCGCCGCCCTCGCCCAGACCGGACTCGCGCTGGCCGGCGAACACCCCTGGACGTGTGCGCCCGGCGCCCGGGCACCGGCACCGCTCGCCCTCGACAACAACGACGCCCTGGCCCTGATCAGCAGCAACGCCCTCACCCTCGGCCAGTCCGCGCTCGCCCTGGACGAACTCCGCCGCCTGCTGGCCGCCTCGCTGCCGGTCGCCGCACTCTCCCTGCTCGCGGTCGGCGGCTCCCACGAACCCTTCGCCGAACCGGTGATGCTGGCCCGCCCGCACCGCGGCTCCGCGGCCGCCGCCACCCGTATGCGCACCCTCGCGGGCGTACCGCCGCGCCCCGCCCCGCCGCTGGGACGCATCCAGGACCCCTACGGCTTCCGCTGCCTCCCGCAGATCCACGGCCCCGCGCTCGACGCCGCCGACGCCCTCGACGAAATCCTCACCGTGGAGGTCAACGCCGCCGCCGAGAACCCCCTGATCAGCATCGAGGACCAGGCCGCCTACCACCACGGCAACTTCTACGCCGCCCATGCGGCGCTCGCCCTCGACACCTTCCGCCTCGCCGTCCTGCAGACGGCCCGGCTGTCCACCGCCCGCCTGGCCGCGCTCTCCGAGCCGGACTTCACCCGGCTGCGGCCCTTCCTGGGCGACGCCGCCCCGGCCAGCTCCGGCGTGATGATCCTCGAATACGCGGCCGGCGCGGCCCTCGGGGAGATGCGCGCGGTCTCCCACCCGGCCTCCCTCGGCCACGCCGTGCTCTCCCGGGGCGTCGAGGAGCAGGCCAGCTTCGCCTCCCTGGCCGCCCGCCAGACCCTGCGTGCCTGCACGTACTACCGTCAGGTGCTCGCCTGCGAACTGGTCGCCGCCGTCCGCGCGCTGCGCATGCGCTCCCTCGAACCCGACCCGGGCCTCCCGCTGACCGACGCCTACCACCTCGCCGCCGACGCCCTCGACCCCCGCATGGAGGACCGCCCTCTGACCGCCGACGTCGCGGTCGCGGTGGGGCTGCTCGACGAGCTGGCACGGATATGA
- a CDS encoding MurR/RpiR family transcriptional regulator has translation MSGDGDNGGGVAGAAGGRPATTEQERARETRGAENGAAGGADTGTAARLQKLFEGHRLTPTQRRIAHCMVRRAADAPFLSSVELAELAGVSQPSVTRFAVALGFDGYPALRRHLRDVAPAEKPDDTGSYNEYQQAVHAEIDNLRHLAAALADPAPVSEAGRLLAASRPLPVLGLRAATAQAAGFAYFARKVHPDVRLLDEGGTMLTDRIDAAARAGATALICFALPRHPREVVDALEYARTAGLTVITVADSAFAPVAHHTDLLLPAPVGTGLAFDTACAPMLLGRVLLEAMCDALPDAQARLEEFDTRAAARGLFVE, from the coding sequence ATGAGCGGGGACGGGGACAACGGCGGCGGCGTCGCCGGCGCGGCCGGGGGCCGGCCGGCCACCACGGAGCAGGAGCGGGCCCGGGAGACGCGGGGCGCGGAGAACGGTGCGGCCGGCGGCGCGGACACCGGCACCGCCGCCCGCCTCCAGAAGCTCTTCGAGGGCCACCGGCTGACCCCCACGCAGCGCCGGATCGCGCACTGCATGGTGCGCCGGGCCGCCGACGCGCCCTTCCTCTCCAGCGTCGAACTGGCCGAACTGGCCGGCGTCAGCCAGCCCTCGGTCACCCGCTTCGCCGTCGCCCTCGGCTTCGACGGCTACCCCGCGCTCCGCCGCCACCTGCGCGACGTCGCCCCCGCCGAGAAGCCCGACGACACCGGCTCGTACAACGAGTACCAGCAGGCCGTACACGCGGAGATCGACAACCTCCGCCACCTGGCCGCGGCGCTCGCCGACCCGGCGCCGGTGAGCGAGGCGGGCCGGCTGCTCGCCGCCTCCCGCCCGCTCCCCGTCCTCGGCCTGCGGGCCGCCACCGCCCAGGCCGCCGGCTTCGCCTACTTCGCCCGCAAGGTCCACCCCGACGTCCGCCTGCTGGACGAGGGCGGCACCATGCTCACCGACCGCATCGACGCCGCCGCCCGGGCCGGCGCCACCGCCCTCATCTGCTTCGCCCTGCCCCGGCACCCCCGCGAGGTCGTCGACGCCCTCGAATACGCCCGTACGGCGGGCCTGACCGTCATCACCGTCGCGGACAGCGCGTTCGCCCCCGTCGCCCACCACACCGACCTGCTCCTGCCGGCCCCGGTCGGCACCGGCCTGGCCTTCGACACGGCCTGCGCCCCGATGCTGCTGGGCCGCGTCCTGCTGGAGGCCATGTGCGACGCCCTCCCGGACGCCCAGGCCCGGCTGGAGGAGTTCGACACCAGGGCGGCGGCACGGGGCCTGTTCGTGGAGTGA
- a CDS encoding ABC transporter permease, with translation MIEVRHLLRNPKELTGNLLNIVVALTIASYLSDDVPGTHVPMAHLTLSGFAAYLLFQIGLVSLPQILVTEREEGALLRLRATPGGIPAYLVAKSVLVVVMALATLVLLLGAGALLVDGPLPHGAGGWLTLLWVSALGLLAVVPLGAAIGAVLPNPREALALIMLPTMALLITSGAMFPLSSLPLLVQKIASVFPLRWMAQGLRSALLPDAARAAEPAGSWELPTVALVLTAWAVLGFLLAVPLLRRAARRESGSRLAQRHRRSSGDARTA, from the coding sequence GTGATCGAGGTGCGCCATCTCCTGCGCAACCCCAAGGAGCTGACCGGAAACCTGCTCAACATCGTCGTCGCCCTGACCATCGCGAGCTACCTCAGCGACGACGTGCCCGGCACCCACGTGCCCATGGCCCATCTGACGCTCTCCGGCTTCGCCGCCTACCTGCTGTTCCAGATCGGCCTGGTCAGCCTGCCGCAGATCCTGGTGACCGAGCGGGAGGAGGGCGCCCTGCTGCGGCTGCGCGCCACCCCCGGCGGGATACCGGCCTATCTCGTCGCCAAGTCGGTGCTGGTGGTCGTCATGGCGCTGGCCACCCTGGTCCTGCTCCTGGGCGCCGGGGCCCTCCTCGTGGACGGACCGCTGCCGCACGGTGCCGGCGGCTGGCTGACCCTGCTGTGGGTCAGTGCGCTGGGCTTGCTCGCCGTCGTGCCGCTGGGCGCCGCGATAGGTGCCGTGCTGCCCAACCCACGGGAGGCACTGGCGCTGATCATGCTGCCGACGATGGCTCTGCTGATCACCTCGGGGGCGATGTTCCCGCTCTCCTCGCTGCCGCTGCTGGTCCAGAAGATCGCCTCGGTCTTCCCGCTGAGGTGGATGGCCCAGGGACTGCGCTCGGCCCTGCTGCCCGACGCCGCCCGGGCCGCGGAACCGGCCGGCTCCTGGGAGCTGCCGACGGTCGCCCTCGTGCTGACCGCCTGGGCCGTGCTCGGCTTCCTGCTGGCCGTACCGCTGCTGCGGCGGGCCGCCCGCCGCGAATCCGGCTCCCGCCTCGCGCAGCGGCACCGCCGGTCGAGCGGCGACGCCCGCACCGCCTGA
- a CDS encoding ABC transporter ATP-binding protein has product MTTTAYERAAAPAPGSPGAAAPVIRVSGLRMAYGSVDVLHGIDLDIHRGEIFALLGPNGAGKTTTVEILEGFRQRSAGEVRVLGTDPARGDDAWRGRIGLVLQSWRDHRRWQVAELLTHFATYYPDPRDPAELLSVVGLTEQAGRRVDRLSGGQRRRLDVALALVGRPELLFLDEPTTGFDPEARRDFHALIARLARDEGVTILLTTHDLAEAERLADRIAMLVNGRIRACGTPAELARRAAARAEVRWTAPDGTARRERTADPSGLVWELHREANGPIADLEVRRPTLEDTYLHMVHRDDTAGDETGGAGEAK; this is encoded by the coding sequence ATGACCACGACCGCGTACGAGCGGGCCGCGGCCCCGGCCCCGGGCAGCCCCGGGGCCGCCGCACCCGTCATCCGTGTCAGCGGCCTGCGGATGGCGTACGGCAGCGTCGATGTGCTGCACGGCATCGACCTCGACATCCACCGCGGCGAGATCTTCGCCCTGCTCGGCCCCAACGGCGCCGGGAAGACCACCACCGTCGAGATCCTGGAGGGCTTCCGGCAGCGGTCCGCCGGCGAGGTCCGCGTCCTGGGTACGGACCCGGCGCGCGGCGACGACGCCTGGCGCGGCCGGATCGGCCTGGTCCTCCAGTCCTGGCGCGACCACCGGCGCTGGCAGGTCGCCGAACTGCTGACGCACTTCGCCACGTACTACCCGGATCCGCGCGACCCCGCCGAGCTGCTGTCCGTGGTGGGGCTCACGGAGCAGGCGGGCCGGCGGGTCGACCGGCTGTCCGGCGGGCAGCGGCGGCGGCTGGACGTGGCACTCGCCCTCGTCGGGCGTCCCGAACTGCTCTTCCTGGACGAGCCGACCACCGGCTTCGACCCGGAGGCGCGCCGCGACTTCCACGCGCTGATCGCCCGGCTCGCCCGCGACGAGGGCGTCACGATCCTGCTCACCACCCACGACCTGGCGGAGGCCGAGCGGCTGGCCGACCGCATAGCGATGCTGGTCAACGGCCGGATCCGGGCCTGCGGCACCCCGGCGGAGCTGGCCCGGCGGGCCGCCGCCCGGGCCGAGGTCCGCTGGACGGCGCCCGACGGCACCGCCCGCCGCGAACGCACCGCCGACCCCTCCGGCCTGGTCTGGGAGCTGCACCGCGAGGCGAACGGCCCGATCGCCGACCTGGAGGTCCGCCGCCCGACGCTGGAGGACACCTATCTGCACATGGTGCACCGCGACGACACGGCCGGGGACGAGACAGGCGGGGCGGGGGAAGCGAAGTGA
- a CDS encoding transcriptional regulator — translation MSTPSGFDELIHPSTRLSVVALLAATEWADFPFIRDSLSLSDSALSKQLHTLEEAGYLEIRKEGGGRKRRTKVRLTQRGRTAFEGHVAALRAIVEGAGATAGTPAAEPTAARTAPERPQHHAEAGR, via the coding sequence ATGAGTACCCCGAGCGGCTTCGACGAACTGATCCACCCCTCGACGAGACTGTCGGTCGTGGCCCTGCTCGCCGCCACGGAATGGGCCGATTTCCCCTTCATCCGCGACAGCCTCTCGCTCAGCGACTCCGCGCTCTCCAAGCAGTTGCACACCCTGGAGGAGGCCGGATATCTGGAGATCCGCAAGGAGGGCGGCGGCCGCAAACGGCGCACGAAGGTACGGCTGACACAGCGCGGCCGGACCGCCTTCGAGGGCCATGTGGCCGCGCTCCGGGCGATCGTCGAGGGTGCGGGGGCCACCGCGGGCACTCCGGCCGCGGAGCCCACCGCGGCACGCACGGCACCGGAGCGGCCGCAGCACCACGCGGAGGCCGGCCGATGA
- the hutU gene encoding urocanate hydratase has protein sequence MSGPRPVRAPRGTELTARGWQQEAALRMLQNNLDPEVAEHPDKLVVYGGTGKAARDWRSFDAMVRTLTTLKQDETMLVQSGRPVGVMQTHEWAPRVLIANSNLVGDWANWEEFRRLEALGLTMYGQMTAGSWIYIGTQGILQGTYETFAAVAAKKFNGTLAGTITLTAGLGGMGGAQPLAVTMNDGVAICIECDPRAIERRIEHRYLDVKADNLQHALQLAVEARDQRKPLSIGLLGNAAELLPQMLAEGAPIDIVTDQTSAHDPLAYLPVGIDFADMAAYAAEKPADFTQRARESMARHVEAMVGFMDAGAEVFDYGNSIRGEAQLAGYERAFAFPGFVPAYIRPLFAEGKGPFRWAALSGDARDIAATDKAILDLFPENESLARWIKMAGERVHFQGLPARICWLGYGERDKAGERFNEMVADGTLQAPLAIGRDHLDCGSVASPYRETEAMKDGSDAIADWPLLNAMVNVASGASWVSLHHGGGVGMGRSIHAGQVTVADGTPLAGEKIRRVLTNDPGMGVIRHVDAGYERADEVATERGVRIPMREGEGEGA, from the coding sequence ATGTCGGGACCGCGACCCGTGCGGGCGCCGCGCGGTACGGAACTCACCGCTCGGGGATGGCAGCAGGAAGCCGCGCTGCGCATGCTGCAGAACAACCTCGATCCGGAGGTGGCCGAGCATCCGGACAAGCTCGTCGTCTACGGCGGCACGGGCAAGGCCGCCCGTGACTGGCGCTCCTTCGACGCGATGGTGCGCACGCTCACCACGCTCAAGCAGGACGAGACGATGCTCGTGCAGTCCGGCCGGCCGGTCGGCGTGATGCAGACGCACGAGTGGGCGCCGCGGGTGCTCATCGCCAACTCCAACCTCGTCGGCGACTGGGCCAACTGGGAGGAGTTCCGCCGCCTGGAGGCCCTGGGCCTGACCATGTACGGGCAGATGACCGCCGGTTCGTGGATCTACATCGGCACGCAGGGCATCCTGCAGGGCACCTATGAGACCTTCGCGGCCGTCGCGGCGAAGAAGTTCAACGGGACCCTGGCCGGCACGATCACCCTCACCGCCGGGCTCGGCGGCATGGGCGGCGCCCAGCCGCTCGCCGTCACGATGAACGACGGCGTCGCGATCTGCATCGAATGCGACCCGCGCGCCATCGAGCGGCGCATCGAGCACCGCTACCTGGACGTGAAGGCGGACAACCTCCAGCACGCCCTCCAGCTCGCCGTCGAGGCCCGCGACCAGCGCAAGCCGCTGTCCATCGGGCTCCTCGGCAACGCCGCCGAGCTGCTGCCGCAGATGCTCGCCGAGGGCGCGCCGATCGACATCGTCACCGACCAGACCAGCGCCCACGACCCGCTCGCGTACCTGCCCGTCGGCATCGACTTCGCCGACATGGCCGCCTACGCCGCGGAGAAGCCCGCCGACTTCACCCAGCGGGCCCGCGAGTCGATGGCCCGGCACGTCGAGGCCATGGTCGGCTTCATGGACGCCGGCGCCGAGGTCTTCGACTACGGCAACTCCATCCGCGGCGAGGCCCAACTCGCCGGCTACGAGCGGGCGTTCGCCTTCCCCGGCTTCGTGCCGGCCTACATCCGCCCGCTGTTCGCCGAGGGCAAGGGCCCGTTCCGCTGGGCGGCGCTGTCCGGTGACGCCCGCGACATCGCGGCCACCGACAAGGCGATCCTGGACCTCTTCCCGGAGAACGAGTCGCTGGCCCGCTGGATCAAGATGGCGGGGGAGCGGGTCCACTTCCAGGGCCTGCCCGCGCGGATCTGCTGGCTCGGTTACGGCGAGCGGGACAAGGCCGGCGAGCGCTTCAACGAGATGGTCGCCGACGGGACGCTGCAGGCCCCGCTGGCCATCGGCCGCGACCACCTCGACTGCGGCTCCGTCGCCTCGCCCTACCGCGAGACCGAGGCCATGAAGGACGGCTCGGACGCGATCGCCGACTGGCCGCTGCTCAACGCCATGGTCAACGTCGCCTCCGGCGCCTCCTGGGTCTCGCTGCACCACGGCGGCGGCGTCGGCATGGGCCGCTCGATCCACGCCGGCCAGGTCACCGTCGCCGACGGCACCCCGCTGGCCGGGGAGAAGATCCGCCGGGTGCTGACGAACGACCCGGGCATGGGTGTCATCCGGCACGTCGACGCGGGCTACGAGCGGGCCGACGAGGTCGCCACCGAGCGCGGTGTCCGCATCCCGATGCGCGAGGGCGAAGGCGAGGGCGCGTGA